The Engystomops pustulosus chromosome 1, aEngPut4.maternal, whole genome shotgun sequence genome has a window encoding:
- the MRPS18C gene encoding small ribosomal subunit protein bS18m: protein MLAVRLLRGAVLRRHTLPALYTASVHSTATPDSHQAALEDLPQQMENPFKEPPKRCILCGIQVDYKNTQLLSQFVSPHTGRIYGRHITGLCGTKQKAISKAIKRATIMGFMPVTYKDPAYLKDPKICEV from the exons ATGCTGGCGGTCAGGCTGCTCCGGGGTGCTGTGCTCAGGCGGCACACGCTGCCAGCGCTCTACACGGCCTCTGTACACAGCACAG CAACCCCCGACAGTCACCAAGCAGCACTTGAAGATCTG CCGCAACAAATGGAAAATCCTTTTAAAGAGCCTCCAAAAAGGTGTATTTTGTGTGGCATCCAAGTAGATTACAAGAATACACAG CTCCTGTCTCAGTTTGTTTCACCTCACACTGGTCGCATCTATGGAAGGCACATAACAG GGTTATGTGGTACAAAACAAAAGGCAATATCCAAAGCCATTAAAAGGGCAACTATTATGG GTTTTATGCCTGTCACATATAAGGACCCTGCCTATCTCAAAGACCCAAAGATCTGTGAAGTTTGA
- the ABRAXAS1 gene encoding BRCA1-A complex subunit Abraxas 1: MAGESTRALMSGFVFGALAFQHMSSGSDSEGFLLGVIKGEAKDNITDSQISDVQVVYTIDIQRNIPFYHLCRFYSGVGELNKLALQKLLAGKEKDVIGWYKFRHNSEQTMSFRERILHRNLQTHLSNPELVFLLVTSQSITETESTHLLEYTLHKPQDDLFQKVPLIISNLGLSEQPGYSTLIGSCVSSGFNHVVTNHRSEFFNKDGSLKEVNKITAVCTSLQDKLKKTCSSVAESESSVENLLQQVNQLKKQIAQKRQLRKEGEETSVCGEENVFLCQALRKFFPHSAVLQSSSLGVNGETIPHFCDVNHNLYDLKNLTLIIQPSDLSKAVMQKAGKRKRPPQKKRPSLLRMKTRGAAQQSNSTYDRLVLNSGTETEDSEPMDCTGSHSPTF, translated from the exons ATGGCAGGGGAGAGCACCAGAGCGCTCATGTCTGGGTTTGTCTTTGGCGCCCTCGCCTTCCAGCATATGAGCTCCGGCTCAGACTCG GAAGGATTTCTCCTTGGGGTCATAAAGGGAGAAGCAAAAGATAACATCACAGATTCTCAGATTAGTGATGTACAAGTGGTTTACACTATTG ATATCCAAAGAAATATACCGTTTTATCATCTGTGCCG GTTTTACAGTGGAGTGGGGGAGCTGAACAAGCTGGCATTACAGAAGCTACTCGCTGGCAAAGAAAAG GATGTTATTGGATGGTATAAATTTCGCCATAACTCTGAACAGACCATGAGTTTCAGGGAGAGGATTTTACATCGTAACCTTCAGACTCACCTGTCTAATCCAGAGCTTGTTTTCTTGTTGGTCACATCACAGTCAATAACAGAAACAGAATCTACCCATCTCCTAGAGTACACATTACATAAACCCCAAGATGA TCTTTTTCAGAAAGTGCCTCTTATCATTTCCAACTTGGGGTTGTCTGAACAACCTGGATACAGCACGTTAATCGGATCATGTGTGTCATCTGGATTTAACCATGTAGTAACAAATCACAG ATCTGAGTTTTTTAATAAAGATGGAAGTTTGAAGGAAGTAAATAAAATAACGGCTGTGTGCACAAGTCTGCAAGACAAACTGAAG AAAACTTGCAGTAGTGTAGCAGAGAGTGAAAGTTCTGTAGAAAACCTGTTACAGCAAGTTAACCAGCTGAAGAAGCAAATTGCTCAGAAGCGTCAGCTACGCAAAGAAG GAGAGGAAACTTCTGTATGTGGAGAAGAAAATGTATTCCTGTGTCAAGCTTTGCGCAAGTTCTTCCCTCATTCTGCTGTTCTACAGTCATCTTCCCTTGGTGTGAATGGGGAGACTATACCACACTTCTGTGATGTCAACCATAACCTTTATGACCTAAAAAATCTTACATTAATCATTCAACCAAGTGACCTCTCTAAAGCCGTTATGCAGAAAGCTGGCAAACGAAAAAGACCACCTCAAAAAAAACGGCCAAGTTTGCTGAGAATGAAGACCAGAGGAGCCGCACAGCAGAGCAACAGCACATATGACAGACTGGTGCTCAATAGTGGAACAGAAACCGAAGATTCtgagcccatggactgcacagGTTCACACTCACCTACATTCTAG